A window of the Lactuca sativa cultivar Salinas chromosome 7, Lsat_Salinas_v11, whole genome shotgun sequence genome harbors these coding sequences:
- the LOC128127439 gene encoding uncharacterized protein LOC128127439: MTNCENSESTLPDLFTSVNEEDPDDETVINCSPDDTAFSVSKKSFKRVVNSETNSASSLTHQIKHTDGTTKLKNFLNGENSSYEDGSTSIPTVLNAGEPNDDTWYIDSGCSKHMTGNRNYLHDFKPIQTNQDVTFGNNMKAKIKGYGNITNGNFTIKKVAFVDDLKHNLISVFQLCDNNLEVIFTKQRSLIMDAKTKDVIVDSDRAGNMYPLDMDLIYGKPDICLLSKAPTDISWLWHRRLSHLNFGYINKLIGNDLVRGLPLLKLDNETLCAACEKGKLSKSTHKSISESSNGVVERRNRILCEVARSMLIFVDLPQYFWAEAIATTCYTQNRSLIHKHLHKTPYEVINNRKPNIKFFHIFGCRCFVKNNKDHLSKFESRSDERIFLGYSFSSAAYGVLNKRTRVIEESTDVHFDEVYVRKLAREHFGSKMIENIFQNPIQQTPSPDIDIEIDLDLLFEQPKTAYNSELLTTLIDPTGTPNEFIPQTNQNDADQFEGEPPTHTSSLEQTPNPPLNT; this comes from the exons ATGACAAATTGTGAAAACTCTGAATCTACTCTACCAGATCTTTTCACATCTGTTAATGAGGAAGATCCAGATGACGAAACAGTTATCAACTGTAGTCCAGATGATACTGCTTTCAGTGTTTCCAAAAAGTCTTTCAAAAGAGTTGTAAATTCTGAAACAAACTCTGCAAGTTCTTTAACTCACCAAATCAAACATACCGATGGAACCACTAAACTCAAAAACTTTTTGAATGGAGAAAATTCCTCTTATGAGGATGGTAGTACTTCTATACCAACT GTACTTAATGCTGGAGAACCCAATGATGAtacatggtatattgatagtggctgctctaAGCATATGACAGGAAACCGGAACTACTTACATGACTTCAAACCTATACAAACCAATCAAGATGTTACCTTCGGCAACAACATGAAAGCAAAAATCAAAGGTTATGGAAACATAACAAATGGTAATTTTACCATAAAGAAAGTTGCCTTCGTCGATGACCtgaaacacaacctcatcagtgtttttCAACTGTGTGATAACAATCTTGAAGTTATTTTCACTAAACAACGAAGTTTGATCATGGACGCCAAAACAAAAGATGTTATAGTTGATTCTGACCGTGCCGGAAATATGTATCCACTTGACATGGATCTTATCTATGGTAAACCCGATATATGTCTGCTATCTAAAGCCCCAACAGatattagttggttatggcaccgtcGCCTTTCCCATCTAAACTTTGGGTACATCAACAAATTAATCGGCAATGATCTTGTTCGAGGGCTACCACTTCTGAAGCTTGATAACGAAACTCTTTGTGCTGCATGTGAAAAAGGAAAACTTTCCAAATCCACTCACAAAAGCATCTCAGAATCTAGT aacggtGTTGTCGAAAGAAGGAACCGAATTCTATGTGAAGTTGCAAGATCAATGCTTATCTTCGTTGATCTGCCACAATACTTCTGGGCAGAAGCAATAGCCACAACTTGCTACACTCAAAATCGttccttaatccataaacatcttcataaaacaccatatgaagtcaTTAACAACCGAAAACCAAACATCAAGTTTTTCCATATTTTTGGTTGTCGATGCTTCGTAAAGAACAATAAAGATCACctttcaaaatttgaatcaaGGTCGGACGAAAGAATTTTCCTTGGTTACTCATTTTCTTCAGCTGCTTATGGAGTACTAAACAAACGTACCAGAGTAATTGAAGAAAGTACCGATGTTCATTTCGATGAAGTTTATGTCAGGAAATTGGCTCGTGAACATTTTGGTTCAAAAatgattgaaaatatttttcaaaatccaattCAACAAACACCTTCTCCTGACATAGACATTGAAATCGATCTTGATTTACTTTTTGAACAACCAAAAACTGCTTACAATTCTGAACTTTTAACTACTTTAATTGATCCTACAGGAACACCCAATGAATTTATTCCACAAACAAACCAAAATGATGCAGATCAATTCGAGGGGGAACCACCAACACATACTTCCTCTTTGGAACAAACACCAAATCCTCCTTTAAATACCTAA